In Rhododendron vialii isolate Sample 1 chromosome 9a, ASM3025357v1, the following are encoded in one genomic region:
- the LOC131301958 gene encoding metal transporter Nramp7.2-like isoform X2 codes for MASSQQTSGGSHRIAAVDVQKKTPTNNTLEGFDIENQKKQKPGWRKFMAYVGPGFLVSLAYLDPANLETDLQAGANDGFELLWVILIGLIFALIIQSLAANLGVSTGKHLSELCKVEYPAFVKYCIWLLAEVAVIAADVPEVIGTAFALNILFHIPVWAGVLLTGLSTLLLIGLQRYGVRKLEFLVAFMVFTMAACFFGEMSYVKPPTDGLVKGLFIPKLNGQTATGDAIALLGSLIMPHNLFLHSALVLSRKIPNSVRGIKDACRYFLIESGFALLVAFFINVAVISVTATICSAEDVSEQCNDINLNSASFLLKNVLRKSSSTIYAIALLASGQSSTITCTYAGQFIMQGFLDLKMKRWQRNLMTRSISIAPSLIVSLFGGPAAAGNLIVISAMILSFELPFSLIPLLKFSSSASKMGPYKSSIYIIVISWILGLGIIGINVYYLSTAFVGWMIHNNIPKAATVFIAILVFPLIVVYIASVIYLMVRKDRVVTFIDTTKNDPAVLAPMEDSDLVPYREDLADIPLPE; via the exons AAACCTGGATGGAGAAAGTTTATGGCATATGTCGGGCCTGGTTTCCTTGTGTCATTGGCTTATCTTGACCCTGCCAATT TGGAAACTGACTTGCAAGCCGGAGCTAACGATGGATTTGAG CTACTCTGGGTGATTCTTATCGGGTTAATCTTTGCCCTCATAATTCAATCACTGGCCGCAAATCTTGGCGTAAGCACCG GAAAACACCTCTCGGAATTATGCAAGGTCGAGTACCCAGCATTTGTGAAGTATTGCATCTGGCTATTGGCAGAAGTAGCTGTTATAGCAGCAGATGTTCCAGAAG TTATTGGAACAGCATTTGCCTTGAACATATTGTTTCACATACCAGTCTGGGCAGGAGTCCTTCTCACTGGTTTAAGCACTCTCCTTCTTATTGGCCTTCAGAGATATGGG GTGAGGAAGCTGGAATTTTTGGTAGCATTTATGGTGTTCACAATGGCAGCATGTTTCTTTGGGGAAATGAGTTATGTGAAGCCTCCAACTGATGGTTTGGTTAAGGGACTGTTTATTCCTAAGCTCAATGGCCAAACTGCCACCGGAGACGCCATTGCCTTACTTGGTTCCTTAATTATGCC GCATAACCTCTTTCTCCATTCAGCCCTTGTACTCTCCAGGAAGATACCCAATTCAGTCCGTGGCATAAAG GATGCTTGTCGTTACTTCTTGATAGAGAGTGGTTTTGCATTGCTGGTGGCGTTTTTCATTAATGTTGCAGTGATCTCAGTAACAGCAACTATTTGTTCTGCTGAAGACGTCTCGGAACAATGCAATGACATCAATCTCAACTCTGCCTCTTTCCTTCTAAAG AACGTCCTGAGGAAATCAAGTTCAACCATTTATGCCATCGCATTACTAGCTTCAGGACAGAGCTCCACAATTACGTGCACGTACGCTGGACAATTTATCATGCAG GGTTTCTTGGATCTGAAAATGAAGAGATGGCAGAGGAACCTAATGACAAGGTCCATTTCCATTGCACCAAGTCTAATCGTCTCGCTTTTCGGCGGACCAGCGGCAGCTGGCAATCTAATCGTAATTTCAGCG ATGATACTATCATTTGAACTTCCATTTTCTCTTATCCCACTCCTTAAATTCAGTAGCAGTGCCAGCAAGATGGGACCATACAAGAGCTCAATATAT ATTATCGTGATCTCGTGGATCTTGGGTCTAGGAATCATCGGCATAAACGTTTACTACCTCAGCACAGCATTCGTTGGGTGGATGATCCACAACAATATACCTAAAGCTGCAACTGTTTTTATCGCAATCCTAGTGTTTCCACTAATAGTCGTCTACATAGCCTCAGTGATATACTTAATGGTTCGCAAAGACAGGGTTGTAACATTCATCGACACAACAAAAAATGACCCGGCAGTTCTGGCCCCTATGGAAGACTCCGACCTTGTTCCTTACAGGGAGGATTTGGCTGATATCCCACTCCCTGAATAA
- the LOC131301958 gene encoding metal transporter Nramp7.2-like isoform X3, producing MKTPTNNTLEGFDIEHQKHQKPGWRKFMAYVGPGFLVSLAYLDPANLETDLQAGANDGFELLWVILIGLIFALIIQSLAANLGVSTGKHLSELCKVEYPAFVKYCIWLLAEVAVIAADVPEVIGTAFALNILFHIPVWAGVLLTGLSTLLLIGLQRYGVRKLEFLVAFMVFTMAACFFGEMSYVKPPTDGLVKGLFIPKLNGQTATGDAIALLGSLIMPHNLFLHSALVLSRKIPNSVRGIKDACRYFLIESGFALLVAFFINVAVISVTATICSAEDVSEQCNDINLNSASFLLKNVLRKSSSTIYAIALLASGQSSTITCTYAGQFIMQGFLDLKMKRWQRNLMTRSISIAPSLIVSLFGGPAAAGNLIVISAMILSFELPFSLIPLLKFSSSASKMGPYKSSIYIIVISWILGLGIIGINVYYLSTAFVGWMIHNNIPKAATVFIAILVFPLIVVYIASVIYLMVRKDRVVTFIDTTKNDPAVLAPMEDSDLVPYREDLADIPLPE from the exons ATGAAGACTCCAACCAACAACACCCTTGAAGGCTTTGATATTGAACATCAGAAGCACCAG AAACCTGGATGGAGAAAGTTTATGGCATATGTCGGGCCTGGTTTCCTTGTGTCATTGGCTTATCTTGACCCTGCCAATT TGGAAACTGACTTGCAAGCCGGAGCTAACGATGGATTTGAG CTACTCTGGGTGATTCTTATCGGGTTAATCTTTGCCCTCATAATTCAATCACTGGCCGCAAATCTTGGCGTAAGCACCG GAAAACACCTCTCGGAATTATGCAAGGTCGAGTACCCAGCATTTGTGAAGTATTGCATCTGGCTATTGGCAGAAGTAGCTGTTATAGCAGCAGATGTTCCAGAAG TTATTGGAACAGCATTTGCCTTGAACATATTGTTTCACATACCAGTCTGGGCAGGAGTCCTTCTCACTGGTTTAAGCACTCTCCTTCTTATTGGCCTTCAGAGATATGGG GTGAGGAAGCTGGAATTTTTGGTAGCATTTATGGTGTTCACAATGGCAGCATGTTTCTTTGGGGAAATGAGTTATGTGAAGCCTCCAACTGATGGTTTGGTTAAGGGACTGTTTATTCCTAAGCTCAATGGCCAAACTGCCACCGGAGACGCCATTGCCTTACTTGGTTCCTTAATTATGCC GCATAACCTCTTTCTCCATTCAGCCCTTGTACTCTCCAGGAAGATACCCAATTCAGTCCGTGGCATAAAG GATGCTTGTCGTTACTTCTTGATAGAGAGTGGTTTTGCATTGCTGGTGGCGTTTTTCATTAATGTTGCAGTGATCTCAGTAACAGCAACTATTTGTTCTGCTGAAGACGTCTCGGAACAATGCAATGACATCAATCTCAACTCTGCCTCTTTCCTTCTAAAG AACGTCCTGAGGAAATCAAGTTCAACCATTTATGCCATCGCATTACTAGCTTCAGGACAGAGCTCCACAATTACGTGCACGTACGCTGGACAATTTATCATGCAG GGTTTCTTGGATCTGAAAATGAAGAGATGGCAGAGGAACCTAATGACAAGGTCCATTTCCATTGCACCAAGTCTAATCGTCTCGCTTTTCGGCGGACCAGCGGCAGCTGGCAATCTAATCGTAATTTCAGCG ATGATACTATCATTTGAACTTCCATTTTCTCTTATCCCACTCCTTAAATTCAGTAGCAGTGCCAGCAAGATGGGACCATACAAGAGCTCAATATAT ATTATCGTGATCTCGTGGATCTTGGGTCTAGGAATCATCGGCATAAACGTTTACTACCTCAGCACAGCATTCGTTGGGTGGATGATCCACAACAATATACCTAAAGCTGCAACTGTTTTTATCGCAATCCTAGTGTTTCCACTAATAGTCGTCTACATAGCCTCAGTGATATACTTAATGGTTCGCAAAGACAGGGTTGTAACATTCATCGACACAACAAAAAATGACCCGGCAGTTCTGGCCCCTATGGAAGACTCCGACCTTGTTCCTTACAGGGAGGATTTGGCTGATATCCCACTCCCTGAATAA